Sequence from the Corallococcus sp. EGB genome:
TGCACTACCTGCTCTTCGCCGGCGCCGTGCTGGTGGTGGCGCGGCTGTGGCGCGGCGTGCCCGCGGTGGCCGTGGCCGCGCTCACGGTGGCGCTGGCGCTGCAGGTGTACGACGTGCGCGAGGAGAAGAGCGCCCTCTTCAAGCCCGTGCGCTTCCACCGCCTGACCTCCACGGACTGGGATGCGCTGAAAGGCCCCTACCAACACCTGGCCCTCTTCCCACCGCAGGTGCAGTGGGTGTGCCGCTATGACGAACCGCTGGTGAACGCGCTGGCGTATCAGGCATACCGGCTGAAGCTCACGTTCAACAGCGGCTACGCGTCGCGCACGCCTGCGGAGCTGGCCGCGGAGTGCAACGCATCGCTGCCCACGGGCGGACTGGACGCGAGCACCGCGTACGTGCTGCTGCCGCAGCATGTGCGCCCCTTCCTCGACGCGGGCGCACGCTGCGGTGTCGTGGAGGGCCTGCCGGTGTGCGTGGCGGGAGGCAACACGGATGCGTTCGCGCAGGGGCTCGCGCGTCAGCCCCTCCGCTGACGCGAAGCGACACTGAAAATCCTTTCAGTCCCCGCCGGATCCGCTGTTACCTTGCAGGTAGCCCGGGTTCCTCCGGGCGCACTTCGAGGGGAGCGACGATGCCTGCGATGACGGAGCACGCTGCGGGGACGGTGTCCTGGGTGGATCTGGCGGCCTGGGACCTGGAGAAGGCCCAGGACTTCTATGGGGCGCTGTTCGGCTGGACGTTCGACCCCAGCTCCAAGGAGAACGGCTACTACACGATGGCCCGCAAGAACGGCCAGCACGTGGCGGCGATGATGCCGCGCCCCAAGGACGCGCCGTTCCCTCCGGCGTGGAACACCTACTTCGCCGTGGAGAGCGTGGACCGCTCCGTCGCCCGGGTGAAGGAGCTGGGCGGTCAGGTGATGATGGAGCCCATGGACGTCATGGAGGCGGGACGCATGGCCTTCTGTACGGACACCACCGGCGCGGCCTTCGGCTTCTGGCAGCCGAACCTGTTCCCCGGCGCGGGGCTGGTGAACGAGCCCGGCGCCATGGCCTGGCATGAGGCCAAGTCGCGCGACGGCGCCAAGGCCGTGGCCTTCTACAAGGACCTCTTCGGGATGACGGCGGACAAGATGCCGGACGACCGGATGCAGTACTGGGTCGTGAAGAAGGACGGCCGTGAGACGGCGGGCGTGATGCAGATGGATGCCTCGACGCCCGCGAACGTGCCGCCCCACTGGATGACCACCTTCTCCGTGGCCAACACCGACGAGGCCGCCGCCACTGTCACCGCCAAGGGCGGCCAGGTGCTCATGCAGCCGTTCGACTCTCCCTACGGCCGCATCGCCATCGTCGCCGACCCGGGCGGCGCCACCTTCGGCATCATCACCCTGGCGCGGCCGGCGTAGTCGTCGTCCCGAGCTTCGGCCGAGCTTCAGGGCATGAGGGCCGCCATCGCGGCGGCCATCACCTGCTTCACCGGCACACCGGCCGCACGGGCCAGCCGGACGCAGTCGTCGAACTCCGGGTGCGCGT
This genomic interval carries:
- a CDS encoding VOC family protein produces the protein MTEHAAGTVSWVDLAAWDLEKAQDFYGALFGWTFDPSSKENGYYTMARKNGQHVAAMMPRPKDAPFPPAWNTYFAVESVDRSVARVKELGGQVMMEPMDVMEAGRMAFCTDTTGAAFGFWQPNLFPGAGLVNEPGAMAWHEAKSRDGAKAVAFYKDLFGMTADKMPDDRMQYWVVKKDGRETAGVMQMDASTPANVPPHWMTTFSVANTDEAAATVTAKGGQVLMQPFDSPYGRIAIVADPGGATFGIITLARPA